The Nicotiana tabacum cultivar K326 chromosome 1, ASM71507v2, whole genome shotgun sequence genome segment GAGACAAGTCGGGCGACAACAGTTCCACCTCCGCAGAAGCGCACTCATTGTGTGGGATGATATCGAAGATTTTGCTCATAAAAGTTTATCAACTGCAAATGAAAGCAAATGGTAGTTCAATTAAAAAGAATAGAACATAAAACAGAAATAACAAATTACATTAACCTCCTCTTCAGGTTTACTACACTTAAAATGATCTTTTCCTCTAGTTTCTGACATTAATTCACAAACCAGTAGGTTAACATTTTTTTGTTAATGACCAACTAAgaagtaaatattttttattttgaatgaAATAAGATGCATCAAGGAACTGTGTTTAAGTGATGATATGTTAAGAGATCAGGTTGGTGTATTTTTAAAACAACAGAGGTCTCTTTAAAGTATGGGAATTATAGAGGGTCACTATAATAGTCcataatgaaaatataatatcACTGCATTTTATGATGAGGAAAGATtcgaaagagaaaaagaaaagcagcTACCACAAGTGGATTATTCATCTTCAGAAACTTGTTATCCACCATAACTTCCTTTCCATCAGACCTGCAGGAAGCCATTACAAAATGCCATCATATAACCTATAAACTTATAAAAGATTCACCACAGTAATATTAAGCTGACAGATTGAACTAGACTATAAAGCTAGCGACAAGGTAAAAGCTGATGAGAATGGTCAAATCATTAGCAAAAAAAGACAAGTCAGGCATAAGCCCCCTCTCTCCAGtaaaaaagaaagacaagaaagaGAGGGGGATGTAATATAACAGATAACACCTATACGCATTACCCATCCAAGAAAACACCTACATGGACACATAATATTGCTGCAACACAATTAGACAcaattttcacaaaaatcacaTTAAGTTTCATACTTTAATCCTTACTGTTGCAACAACAGAAATTTCAAAGACTACATTGTCCCTCTTAAAATATCAGTCACGGTTCATTGACGCATTACTTGTgaaattctctttttattttatttcgtcCATTTCCATAAATATGCCTACGTGGTTCTCCCGCTTATTATTatcatataaattatttttttttgacaAGGTAAAAGTTTATTTATAAGGTACCAAGATAGTACAAAATGGTACAAGAAACATCCCAAATGACAACATCAACAAGCTATCTCCCCCCTCCTAACACCTCCAGAAAGTCCGAATATTGATTCAGATTTCCTAACTGACTACTTTTACACCAAAAATATAGATTATGGAGACATATATTCTTAATTCTAATAATATGATTCCTATGTCCTTCAAAGCAAGCATCGTTTCTTTCCAGCCATAAGGTCCATAGAATGCACAACGGAATGGTTCTCCACATCTGTTTTAGCCTTCTAGGTACTCTTTGAGGTTTCCGCTTCTAACAAACCCCTGACAGTAAGAAATACCAGATGCTGAAAAATAGATCCCAGCATTGCCTAGATACTCTACAATAAAGGAGGAGATGATTCACTGATTCTTGTTCTTCTTCACAAAGGTAACACCTATTGCATAGACTGAAGCCTCTTTTCTGCAAATTGTCCTGAGTCAAAGAGGCTCCCGAGGTTGCTAACCACTCAAAGCATGCTACCTTAACTGGAactctggttattcaaatcatCTTCCAAGGCCAGTTATTATCTCTATGACTTGACTGCTCTATCAACCTGTTGTAACAACTCTGGCTCTCCCTAGTCCCTATTACATTCTTGCTCTTCCATAATGGCTTCCACAACACATTCAAGAATGATACTGGTCGTTGCCCTGTACCTAAAGTTTAGTCTACCAGCATTTCTACTTAAACCCTACATCCTCCACACAAAAGTTGCttaacatgaaaattattccagTTTGTGGAATGGGAAAAAAAATGTGATACACTACCCAGCATAAATTTTAGTTTGCAAAGAGTAGGATTCACTAGGTTATATAGTTAACCTAGGTAAAAACCTTTTTTTTATGGTAATGTAGTTCAAAACCTTCAACAAAATAGTATCAAATCACTTCTTATTATCATCAAGTAAATAACTTCAAAGGTTTTTACAGAATAAAGCACTAACAAAAGATTTTTGGAGTTACAATTCCATTAAGGAGAGTCAGATTTAGATAAACTAATTGTCACAAAATTGTAAAAGAAAATGGGTGTCGTGTGTGTTAACCTTGGTTAAAATAGTATAAATTCTCTTTAAAATATAGATGAAGATATGATTTACGAATTTTCTTTTTATCCAAAATAAAGGTTCTTCCACAAAGAAGCACTAGCAAAAAATTATGAACCACGGTTTAATAAGTTGAGTCTAGTTAGAAAAAAATTAGTCTAGCTAAATTGTAAACCAAAGGGATATAAATGAATTGCTAGTGTATTGTGTTTAGAATGGCCAAATTCAATTTACTACTCCCTAGGGGTCATGTTAAAGTAACTCTGGTCCAAACACTAACAACCAAAGCAGCATAGACAGTTTCAACTTTACCACGATAACCAACTTCACTAGAAATTACAGTTTATCATTACCAGGTCAAGGAGCAAGCCCAAGAACAATATTAGTTGCTTCTACGCAAGTTTTGTTAATTTGTTAATAACAAGCTAGATTAGGGAGATGCTATGCTCTTCATGGATAAAGTTTACACCAGGAGGATAGAGTAGTTTCCACAGAGGATTGGTCTTCAATTTGGATAGTTAAACAGACTGCAAAAGTTGACTAGAGGTGCGTTGTTAGATGAGGTGAAGAGCAAAGTCCAGTGGTGGATATTGCTAGAAATAATAAAGATAGAGATACGCAGGGCAAGTTCTATTTAGCGACAATTTGGACTGAATAAATTGGTGACTTTCGCCTGATACAATCCCAAGAGTTAGCTCATGGGACGAGGATTACCCAAAGAGCATATGAGGAGGGCAGAAGCTCATTACCTCAACCAAAACACCGTTGCACCGCCCAAAACTGAACATCTGGATAACTTAAGGGCCCAAACATTTGATAAACCAAGATAGGCATAGGACtagctctaataccatgttaaaAAATAACAATGAGTCTAACTCAACCCAAAAAGCTATCTCATGAGGTGAGCATTGACCAAGACCATATCAGGAGACAAAATCCTATTCCCTCAACTAATGTGGGACACTTAAAAAAGATGGCTAGAGACGGTTAAGGCAATGTCACAGACATTAAGGCAATGTTAGAAGGAAATAGCAAAGGAACCAGATGGACAGCATTCCCTTATATCTTGAAACTTGGTTATAAGTTGTAGTAGCATTGATGAGAGTGCAAGGCATTAAGCAAGTGAGTGAATTTTAAAGATATTCATTTATTGGTATAATTGAAGGAAAGTCCTTTCAACAATTATACTTATTTTCACATTACTAAAGTAGTAAACATACTAAAATCGAGTACAAATATATTAATTTATTCAAACTTTCACTTCTTAATCTCTAAGCAACACCAAACAAGCTCAAATTTTACCAGGATAAAGGGAGTAACTCAGTAACTGATGAATGTTCCAAAACTCAACAAGCTAAAACCAAAAAGAAAGGTCACCTAGAGAAATCAAATGGGTAAATGATAGTCCATCATTTTCTCTCCCTTTCCAAGTCAAAGACCTATCTTAGggtagcccggtgcactaagctcctgctatgcgcgggtccggggaagggccggatcacagggtctattgtacgcagtcttaccctgcatttttgtaagaggctgtttccacgggtTGAACCCTTGACCTCCtagtcacatggcagcaactttatcagttacgccaaggctccctttCTCAAAGACCTATCTCAGATCCTGATTAAATAATCTCTCTACAGAGACTGTTCCTTTTCCTTAGATTAAAGGTTTCAGCACATCCTTCAAAGTGTATACGAAAAGCAGTTCTGTTAAAGAGGTTCACCCACTGGAGTCCAACCGACATATTCTGTTCCAAAGAAGAAAAGACAGAACTTTGCACTACCATTGATGGAAGAAACAATGGACACCAAACAAGACAATGCATGTGATAAAACAGAAAAAAAGCCAGTTAATTCCAATACATGGCATCCAAAAAATATGTTACATCCAAGAATAACTGAGGTAGTTTGGATAAGTGAGTAAGGAACAAATTTAGTGCACAGCAAGCATCTTTTGTTCATTTGAAAGAAGTTCATTATTTTTACTGTACCTTTTTTCCTTTCTGAAGACATTAATTTCACTAtatttaaggaaagctcatatTCTTTGCAACTGAGTAAAAACAAGTGTAGTCTCAGACCTCTTAGCTAAAAAGGTCACGGACACATCCTGAAAATCACTCGATACAGATGCCGAATAGCTCATAGGCTTTATAATTTCTGTTATGGCACAGGCATCTTTGGAATCATCCCACTTATTTTTGCAACCCAAAGCATTGCCCACAAATCCATGATTGTGAATTCCTTCCTTCGTGAATGCAACAAAAGGGCCACTAGTAGCATTTGGTAAAGCATCTTGGGAATCATTCATTACACCTGAGGCAGTTTCCGGTTTAAACCTCCGAACAGAAGCAGGCTTCCTCCTTTTAGCTCCGGTACAACGACCAGATTGAAGTGATTCTGTTCCATTGGCTGCTGAAAATCCACTTGTAAGGCCATCACCAGATCTATCCACAGATGTCTCTTTTGTTGCTATCCCTCCCTTTAATTCACTAAGCTTTAAATCCAATTCATTTTTCTCATTAATTTCTTTTATAGAGGAATCAAAATTCAAATCATTGTCGTTCGCCACTCCGTCCACTTGGATATCATTCAAACCACTACCACTACTATCCACATGATTAATAGCATCCAAGCTAGCCAGAGGAGATGAGGGCATAGGTTCCTCCATTATGCTAACCTTCACTGCAGGCACATCATTTGTAGCAGCTGCAGGGGaacactgctgctgctgctgctgcttttTTATTTGAGTGTGAGTAACCCCATGCTGCCGCTTACGCTTACGTGCCAATCGTTGTTTCCCTGACCGCAagcttcaaaaagaaaaacaaagcacaacaaaagaatgaaaaagagccGAAAAATCAATATTCCCATTATTCTATTAAACCAACTCAGCTAACTACTATACTCAGGTAAGTGCAATGGACAAAAAATGCACACCTCTCTTCAAATGCGTCAATAACATCATAGCATGTCATTAGATTCTCCACAGGTTCCCATGTGTTTGCACTCTCCGGCCAGCCTCGCCTGTATACAACAGAAGCTTATCCTTCAATCTAACAAAATTCATGGTACAACaattcaaaaatggaaaatgggaaggAAAGCAAACAACTTTATATATCTATTCCATAGTAAACTTACCATTTGATTAGATACTGAACTTTGCCCTTTGTTTTCCACAGCATTTTCAAGATTCCCAAATTCATACaaccacaaaattaaataagGATAAAAAAGGTAACGAAAAAAGAGAAAACTCGTTTGACTCCAGAATGAAACTAACCTTTCGAACCCTCTTTCTCCACACATCCTCAATCTCATAAAAGCCTTCAGCAAGCTTTGGTTTTTCCACATCAGCTAATTCCTCTTCTTCGAGTTTCTCTTCATACTCCTTTCCCACATCTTCATCCTCTTCGCCAGCATCCCCATCTCTTTCTTGCTGCTCAGCTTGTGAGGCACCGGTGGATGGCTGCTCAGAACTGACACCATTGTCGCCGGCGACGGCGTCGGAGTTCTGTTTCCCTCctttcatctctctctctctctctctctctaagttTGTTTTCAGCTTGCAGTCTTCTGTGTGAAAGGACTGTTgtaagaaacaaaaaaaaggtaTGAAGTCCTTTTCTTTTGACAGATAATTTCTAGCTTTTGTATTTATTTGTTACTCCCTCCGTCCTAATTTTAAGGGTATGtttccaaaaacaaaataaaaaaataaataaaaattgaaaacttaTGTATAATTATatgtaggggtgtcaatggttcggttcggtcggttattttataaaatttgtaccatactaattttttggttattctattatgcataaccaaaattagaattttcgaAACCGTCTCAATCATATCGGTTTCACTTCGGTATTGGTACGGTTCGattaatttttggtatttttttaaatgtcatgtaaaattcactagtaaaagtagaatgcaataacatgcTTTCTGTTATacgacttagcaaaactctctaggcATTTTGATGGTTTAAAAGTTGATGAATTAAAAAACATGAAAAGATATAAATTACACGAGTGAAAAGATATTATCCAAGACatgactcaagaataaagtctatattaaatattagaaaagatcaatctaaattatatgaaggaaaacatattcaatacattatagtttgctactcataatcgctagaatactttgtatcttgctaataaagatactttAAATAAATTAGTTTAAGTATAAGTAGGATAATAGGTTTTAGGAactagtattttgagtttaattacttgttggcttgtaacaggttttataattccaaggcccaatgaaaaatttaatgctttattagtTTTAAGcttactatataaatatatttttcatatgtaaaatttatttggtacggttcagtattttttcggtttatttttataaaataaaaaacctaccctaattatcggtacaattataaatttttattaaaagaaacctaaaaatcgattCGGTGCGGTACAGTTTGGTCGATTTAGtcgatttttaaatatttattgacaCCCCTAACTCTAAATACTCCGTAAGAACTTAGTGTGTAGTAATTTGAAGGGGAAAATGTTAAAAGTTAATTAATGGGGAAAATTGTGAAGTAATTAGTAGTGGTTGGCTATGTAGCTCCTTTTCCCATAATGATAATGCAAAACCATGATTAGATTTCATTTCAAGTCAATACAAAGGAATGAGCGAACTACCTCAAAATCTTTACGctttacaaacttgtttttaGTTTGTAATGCAAAAACATGATTAGATTACATTTCAAGTCAATACAAAGGAATGAGCGATTTACCTCAGAATTAATTAAAgtaattttaaattgttaaataatattataaaaataattgataTCTTCCAAATAAGAAATCTTGTtactaaattaattataaaaaatttaataacCAATCTAATCTTTTACCAACTCATGTAGATATAAGAAAGCTAGTTATGAGCTTAAGAAATACTTTTTATAACAAATATTTATACTAATAATCGAAACAAAATTTAGTAAAATACAAAGTAAGCAAACTCTAATGTATGacaaatatttaaatattatttttaaatgataATATTAACTCAAATTAATGGAAAGCAAAAATAGCAAAGTACGTAAATGTTTTTAGGAAGGAAgctcaaattgagaaaaaagtgtttaataaaaagaaaaaaattaaagaaataaagaTGGAAGAAGGAGCGTGACCGACGTTTATTCGCGTCGGAATGAGTATGAAAGAGAAAGAGTGTTATTTTTTAACATAttcaataaagaaaaaattaagtTTGAAAATTCACCATGTAATTACACCAGATAATTACCATTAATTCTCGCATCCCTTTGAGAATTGAAGAGTatatgttgcggaagccaaatgtatatagtgtgaataagtcacaattattataccaaaaattatgacagccaccaaataataaataagacaataaagcaacaataaagggaacaccagaatttacgaggttcggctaattttgcttactcctcggacacaaccaatattttatttcactccaaaaatacaagtgaaataatactaaagagagaagatacaaatgtcttaaacagatgagaaggcaaatgagaggtgtgtttaaatcctaaacattaagccttcttttatagggggaaaatccccccaactatTGCTAACCCATCGATGTGGGAAGCTGAAATATTTGacatttcaacaaatctccaccttggcaaaaattccacgtcttcaattttctctctatAACAAaatttggttgtgtcttcatcttcaatcttcagtgttcaacaatgttgatcaaatccaaacaatgttgaaacttgaccgcagtcaccacctttgtcagcatatcagcaggattctccgtagtatgaattttcttcaccgtgactccaccttcttctatgatttctcgtacgaaatgataccgaacatcaatgtgcttcgtccttgcatgataaacttggttcttcgctaattgaatagcactttgactatcacaaaaaattgtgatacctttttgttcaacaccaagctcctttagcaatccttgaagccaaattgcctctttcacagcctctgtaatagccatgtactctgcctctgttgtagacaaagcaactgttgactgcaaagtagacttccaactaactggtgcctttgcaaaagtaaacacataaccagtagttaatcttcgtttgtccatatcacccgcaaaatctgagtcacaatatccaactacaaactgattgtcttcctgctcaaaaactaacccgacatctacagtattatgaatataccgtagaatccacttcatagcttgccaatgctccttccctggattgtgcatatatctgctaataactccaacagcttgtgaaatgtcaggccttgtgcaaaccattgcatacatcaagctaccaacagcatttgcgtatggtacctttgacatatactctcgttcagcttcatccattggcgacatagtagtacttagcttaaaatggggagcaagtggagtactaactggcttagtcttgtcatctatgccaaaacgttgtagtactctcttcaaatattctttctgagataaaaagagtttctttgaacgtctatctctaattatctccatgccaagaattttctttgcctcacccagatccttcatctcgaactccttcttcagttgaatcttcaacttatcaatttcttccgaattcttggaagctatcaacatatcatcaacatataggagaagatatacaaaggaaccatctttaagcttgtgcaaatacacacaatgatcgtatttgcttctcttgtacccttgccgcaacataaactcgtcaaatcacttgtaccattgtctagaagattgtttcaatccgtacaacgatttttcaagtttgcacaccatattttcttttccagcaactttgaatccttctggctgagtcatgtagatttcctcctccaagtttccatgtaaaaatgcagtttttacatccatctgaactagttccaaatccaattgtgctaccaaagccaacataattctaatggaggaatgttttacaactggagaaaatacttcattgtaatcaattccctccttttgagcatatcctttggtcaccaatcttgctttgtagcgaacatctacttggttaggaaatccttccttctttgcaaatacccatttgcacccaattgctttctttctcttcgggagattggccaatctccatgtatgattctgatgaagggactgtatttcatcattcatggcaatcctccacttatcttcttctgaactttggacaacatctttataagtggtaggaacatcatcagctacaattgaggttgcacaagcaaccgtctctatgagacgaacaagtttcgttattgttctttttggcctgctggttgctattgattcaagttgttgttgagattcctgagttggaatctcctctactggctcttcttccagatggtaatcttcatttgtttcctcctctgcttcttgtgtaggaaaaataaattttccctcaaactccacctgcttagaagcacctttattttgtttggtgtcttctgttaccttatttaccatagcagattcatcaaaggtaacatccctgctgaatattactttctttgtcataggacaccataagcgatatcctttgactccagaagtaattcccataaaaatagccttctttgcccttggatccaattttgactccgtcacatgataatatgcagttgagccaaacacgtgcaaagagtcataatctaaagcaggctttccataccatttttcaaatggtgtcttgccatcaatagcagcagatggtaagcgattaatgaggtggcatgcatatgtaactgcctcagcccaaaattctttgtccAAGCCAGCATtagacaacatacaccgtaccttctctagcaaggtccggttcatacgttcagccactccattctgttgtggtgtatgtctgacagtgaagtgtcggacgatgccatcattttgacagaccttattgaaatgatcatttttgtattcacctccattgtctgtgcgaatacacttgatcctcttgcctgtttgattctccaccatcgtcttccatttgagaaaaattcccagcacttcatctttgttttttattgtatacacccacactcttcgagaaaaatcatcaacaaaggttacaaaatagtgtttcccacccaatgaaggtattttggaaggaccccaaacatccagagtgtacataatccaaaatgcctttagtattatggatcgctgtaccaaatttaacccttgtctgtttccctttaacacaatgctcacaaaactccaagttgcaagcctttactccttttatcaatccttgatctgatagagttttcaaggattttcctccagcatgtcccaagcgcatgtgccatagcttggttgcttctgcctctttgtcgtcactggatgtcattgtcgctgtcccaataactgtattgccacgatagcggtacatattattcttcttccgattagccttcattaccactagtgcaccggagcatactctcatcactccattttctgcaatgattttgaacccttttgattctagggctcccacaaagatgagattcttcttcaaatccggtacatatcgaataTCTGTTAATGTtttgatcattccatcatggttccttaatcgtattgaaccaatgtcatatgaggtaagagggctgttatccgctgtgtggacgactccatattctccttcttgaaattccacgaaccagtccttgttgggacacatatgatagctacaagccgagtccatcaaccatatgtctgatgatgttgatgactctgttgtaactaatgagaagtctgaatcatcacaatcagctacatttgaatccataatggcctttccattgttatgtttggtcttattcttcaacttcggacagtctttcttccagtgccctttttctcgacaaaaggcacattcatctttgctgggtctggatcttgacttggatcttcccttctttgtcctcgtttgattttgaggacgacccctcacaaacagtgcttctccttctccgcccttctgtttttctcgctttctttgttcatagctgtacaaagccgaacaaacttctctgagagaaatttcgtcatttccatggagtagagtagtttcaaggtgctcgtactcatcaggaagggacgccaacaacattaaggccaagtcaccatcatcataagttgtatccatattttgcaaatctgtgaccaacttattgaaactggtgatatattcattcatcgtggtaccaggaacataggtgaagtgaaacagtctcttcttcatgtacaatttattttgactgtttttcttcaaaaatttatcctccagtgctttccataatttacttgcagaagtttcctttgtgtatggatatttctgctctctagcaaggtaggatcgaatggtaccgcaagcaacacggttgataattctctaatcttcttctccaataacatctggtttcttttcttcaatggccagatctagcccttgttgaaaaaggacatctagaacctcgccttgccacatcccaaaatgtccggacccgtcaaatatttctaccgcaaatttcgcatttgacacaattcttgtcataagcgaagatgccaatgatgatgTATTGTTggcacttgatgtagattcttcttgtttattgtctcccatctttgacacaaatattatttaatagccgacgacacaaatcaagattatttcctttctagtgtggaagatcagactaagctgcaaccacagagcatactcagacagaaccttgactcagttacca includes the following:
- the LOC107826902 gene encoding chromo domain protein LHP1-like, with the protein product MKGGKQNSDAVAGDNGVSSEQPSTGASQAEQQERDGDAGEEDEDVGKEYEEKLEEEELADVEKPKLAEGFYEIEDVWRKRVRKGKVQYLIKWRGWPESANTWEPVENLMTCYDVIDAFEESLRSGKQRLARKRKRQHGVTHTQIKKQQQQQQCSPAAATNDVPAVKVSIMEEPMPSSPLASLDAINHVDSSGSGLNDIQVDGVANDNDLNFDSSIKEINEKNELDLKLSELKGGIATKETSVDRSGDGLTSGFSAANGTESLQSGRCTGAKRRKPASVRRFKPETASGVMNDSQDALPNATSGPFVAFTKEGIHNHGFVGNALGCKNKWDDSKDACAITEIIKPMSYSASVSSDFQDVSVTFLAKRSDGKEVMVDNKFLKMNNPLVLINFYEQNLRYHPTQ